TCCgtttatttaatcacttgattgcACCTTGGAGTTGGGGATTTGTTAGTTTCTTAAAATTGCTAccttgttatgattttttttagttttttaatggAATTTTAAAGCTATATTTTATAGTCATTGTTACATGtaagtggttttttttttattgatgttataTTATCGCGCTCTTGATCATGTGAACGAGTTCATTGtgttcaaaattataataggtttgaatacaattttatttCCTGGTTGCTAAAGGACAATCCGACCTTTTATCATTTCATTAcattttttagatttgtttGATATACTTGCGAAAGATGTAAATACAATTAATAGATTTTTGAGTTGTCCTTCCACTTGATTACCAAGGAAATCTTATGCCATGGGATAGAAAAACCCGTCTGAATTTTAAATTGAAGCAATTTAGTCTTAAGCTCAGTGATCAGTGTGTAAGAGTGAAACTAGGGACTTGTATTATTCAGAAAAAATAGGGACTAGAAAGGCCCTGTTTCACATTTAATCTCCATGGCTCAACGATGTTTACTCCCTGTGATTGCTTCTTTTGTAGGCTGGTGAGCTAGAAAGGCCCCTTGTTTCAGATGATGTGGGAATTTCCCGAAACCAAAGTAATGAATTGCCAAGGGATTATGATCTAGAGGGAGCACGTGTTCAAAATGAAGGGCATTTCCGCTCACCCCAGACTCATGGACTTGTTCATAAACAAAGGCTCCCCAATGTATCTCCCCATACAACTCAGGGTATTCAATGTTATTTtatctctttccttttattgATCTCACCTAGTGCTTTTGCTTTAATTGCTTTTCTACTTCTAGTacccaaacaaaaccaaaagtttatttttcactctTCCCAGGTGATAGCTTGGTTTTAGACCTGATATCTGATCCTCCGGAAGATGTTTTGGTTGGTCAGACGCTTAAGAATCCTTTTTCACCAGAACAGTTGGCTGAATTTTTAAAACATGGTAGACAGAGATTAGTTGGAGATAAGTTGCAGGAGTCCGTGCACAAGGACATTCTAGATCAAAGTAATTTCTTATATCTTTTACTTCTATTTGCAGTTCTGTTTTCTCTGTCTCTTATTATTGACTGAGTATATAAAACATGTCATCATATCTTTCTGTTAGAAGTGCAGGAAGCTGCCTCACCCTGGAGGTTATCTCTGGTCCATCTCTTGGGGTCCGTTGTGCTGCACTGTCAACAAATACTTCTAGGCTTCCACTGACCCTCGGAAGGGTTTCTCCAAGTGATTTAGTATTGAAAGATTCAGAGGTCTCAGGGAAGCATGCGATGATAAACTGGAATTTGAATGTAAACCTTCATAACTTCTTTACCATTCTGCTTCCGTGCTGTATCTATGGTGCTATTTATTGTATACTTGTCTATTGGTTTAGAAATTGAAGTGGGAGCTTGCAGACATGGGCAGTCTAAATGGGACACTTCTTAATTCACAGCCAATCAATCATCCTGATTCTGGAAGTAGACATTGGGGTGACCCAATTGAGCTTGCAAGTGGAGACATAATAACTCTTGGCACAACCTCAACAGTATATGTAAGTTAATCTGAATACTATTCTCTGTGCTTGTTTacaatttgtaaatttgtaacaaTGTTGGCCCTTGGGACATCTCTAGTCATCATCTCAAATATAATGTTAGTGAGTTTCCAAGCTGAAGAACTGTTGAAGCtacattgaaaattttaaattacacagttctaaatattcttaatgcattcaaaactttcaatcaAATGGATATGAAGTCATGGATAATGCAACCCCAACAGAACTTTTGAGAtgtaatttctctctctctcaagcaaAATAATAAAGAGACCTGTTAATGGAGAATGGTTCACCACTGTTATGAATTGAGTTATcttttttttgtataagttgAGTAATCTAACTTTATTAAGATGCCATCTTACTGGTTTTCCtcttccttctattttttttttaattttcttttaagtcatatattatttttatttatcagattcatagggttgtttggattgagagagcctctcaattcatctcatttcatctaatcattacaactttcccaaactcccacacaaaatacaataaacaattcaactttttcaaatcccaaaacaaaaataatattaacaaataatattctaacaatattttattcaactttcatctcatctcaactcactatctaaacctccctagatatttcaaaattagattTAGTTGCCTTACAATTATCTATCTAATTTCTAtggtgaaattaaaaaagaaaagatgtagcattaagtattatattatttattattattgtattatcaTTTTGAATGAAAGTTCTAAAGATGCtgcaataaatattgtagggCCCACACATTGCATTTGAGATCCTAAAAtttgcatattatttttaggggATCCCGATCCAGTTTTGTCCAAGacaagtaaagaaaaaatgcaGAATCCATCATTTATGGTATTGATAGACTCATGAAAGCAAAGGTTGATCGGTATTGATAATGTACAAAAAGGAAGGGGAAAGGTTGACTTGTTGGGAAATGTATATACTTTTTACCAATTGCCACATGATGTCGAGTGCCATGCTGTACATCTTCCCCTAATGACTTGTTCACAAGGGgaaagatttttgtttttttctataCTTTTTCCGTCAACTCTTTTTGGTACTAATTTGGTTATATAACAATGGgagtaaaatttaaatatagaaGATCTTTGAAGCTTCATGTATTAgcagaaaaataatagttttgtGACCAGTTTGGATAAACTAATCCAGCAAGTGACATGAGTTGGGATATTCCTgtgtttgaaaaagaaaatatttagaacaCAGCTTCAGAGATTTCCTATTGTAGATGATGGCTCAATTGGcaactgtttattttattttcgaaaAAGGCAATTAATGCAACtatttccattttttataaGCACCTGAAATATCCTGTGCCAGGTTCACATTACATCTCAAACTGAGCAACAGATTCCCTTTGGAGTTGGTGTGGCATCAGATCCGATGGCTTTGCGTAGAGGAGGAAAGAAGCTTGCTATGGAAGATGTGTATTATTACCAATGGCCTCTACCTGGTGCTGACCAGGTCTTGgagttatttttgtttatttcagtGAATATCCTTCACATCTTCTTCAAAGAGTGACATTCACTCAACATGTCTACCTTGCAGTTTGGTTTGTTTGTCATTTGTGACGGCCATGGCGGAGCTGAAGCCGCAAAATCTGCTAGCAAGTTAGTTCTCAACTCAAATGGGTTACCGTTCTGGGATTCTGAACTTTGTAATCTGTGTTGAAAAACTGGATAGCTATTAGGTTAGTGGGAagaatttcactattattttatGGCGTTCGGCCCCCATATActttggctatgcctatttctcatcaacaaaattcttatttactgatcaaAACTAAAGACATTTGTCGTTCAGCCTACTTTAAAAGTTGTGATTGATGATTCTAAGTGAATGTTTCATGCATTGTGTTTATCATCTAGTAAAGAAGTAGTTGATTGTCTTTAATGCACTTTTTAGACAAAAATTCTCTTTGATATGGACATGATTATGCAAACCCCAAGAACTTCGCTTTTTTGCTTAACCATTATGCCCCTGGTCTTGCTTTTCGATAATATGTGTCAAGATGCTTTGTTGTTCTGGTCCTTGGCTGCAGTTTGATACTTTAGCAATCACTGataattaaatttcttctcCAGAATTCTACCAGAGATGGTTGCTGCCATTTTATTGGATTCACTGACAAGGGAAAGGGTCTTTTCACGTTGCGATGCTTCAGATGTTCTGAGGGATGCATTTTCTCAGACAGAAGCACGCATGGATCATTATTATGAGGTATGATAGTTTCTTGTTCTCTTGCAGTGaaatgcattttcctttttgactTTACTTTTTCTATGCATTTATCCACAACTTGCATTtgaaatggtaattttattcattGCAAAGCGATTATTGTCAGTATCCAGTTTAGTAGCATCTCTAGCATTGACTGGCTACAATACGGACAAGGGTCCCTGCATCTTCAATGAATTTTGAATGATTCCTTCCATATCCGTGACACTTGTTCAGAATTATTTACAATGATTTGTAAGTTTGTCTGTCATGACTTGTAAGACCACAATAGGTCTATGATAAGATCATTCATGTACAATCTAATGGTATACAAATCAATGTctctaaattaaagaaaaatgaatttatggCTGTTGAGGATGATTCTATAGCTGGTCCAAGACAAACTATTATTGGTGATTTATTGAGACGACGCTTGCATTCGTAGTATGTTGGTGAACTAATCCTTTGATGGGTTTTGCAATGGCTCTATTTGTGAGATTCCTATCTATTATTTTGGAAATCTGTAATTCTTCCATTGTACTAGATAGAAACCCTTTGCTTCATGATGGTGTTTTCTAAGTGTTCTGAAGTAATCTTGTTAGTCTAACAATAGCC
This window of the Juglans regia cultivar Chandler chromosome 12, Walnut 2.0, whole genome shotgun sequence genome carries:
- the LOC109005870 gene encoding protein phosphatase 2C 70 isoform X1 yields the protein MTMTMLASIVGVLLLMLLLILLIILISCKPWRFFSSSSRSRTIKAGELERPLVSDDVGISRNQSNELPRDYDLEGARVQNEGHFRSPQTHGLVHKQRLPNVSPHTTQGDSLVLDLISDPPEDVLVGQTLKNPFSPEQLAEFLKHGRQRLVGDKLQESVHKDILDQRSCLTLEVISGPSLGVRCAALSTNTSRLPLTLGRVSPSDLVLKDSEVSGKHAMINWNLNKLKWELADMGSLNGTLLNSQPINHPDSGSRHWGDPIELASGDIITLGTTSTVYVHITSQTEQQIPFGVGVASDPMALRRGGKKLAMEDVYYYQWPLPGADQFGLFVICDGHGGAEAAKSASKILPEMVAAILLDSLTRERVFSRCDASDVLRDAFSQTEARMDHYYEGCTATVLLVWADGEENFFAQCANVGDSDCVMNSVDGKQIKMTEDHKVISYSEKLRFKETGKPLKEGETRLCGLNLARMLGDKFLKQQDSRFSSEPYISQAVRINQSSGAFALLASDGLWDVISVKKATQLVLQARERYSREENSAEKIANFLLSEARTLRTKDNTSIIFLDFDSSGVSCKVES
- the LOC109005870 gene encoding protein phosphatase 2C 70 isoform X2, with protein sequence MTMTMLASIVGVLLLMLLLILLIILISCKPWRFFSSSSRSRTIKAGELERPLVSDDVGISRNQSNELPRDYDLEGARVQNEGHFRSPQTHGLVHKQRLPNVSPHTTQGDSLVLDLISDPPEDVLVGQTLKNPFSPEQLAEFLKHGRQRLVGDKLQESVHKDILDQRSCLTLEVISGPSLGVRCAALSTNTSRLPLTLGRVSPSDLVLKDSEVSGKHAMINWNLNKLKWELADMGSLNGTLLNSQPINHPDSGSRHWGDPIELASGDIITLGTTSTVYVHITSQTEQQIPFGVGVASDPMALRRGGKKLAMEDVYYYQWPLPGADQFGLFVICDGHGGAEAAKSASKILPEMVAAILLDSLTRERVFSRCDASDVLRDAFSQTEARMDHYYEGCTATVLLVWADGEENFFAQCANVGDSDCVMNVDGKQIKMTEDHKVISYSEKLRFKETGKPLKEGETRLCGLNLARMLGDKFLKQQDSRFSSEPYISQAVRINQSSGAFALLASDGLWDVISVKKATQLVLQARERYSREENSAEKIANFLLSEARTLRTKDNTSIIFLDFDSSGVSCKVES